A region from the Brassica napus cultivar Da-Ae chromosome C8, Da-Ae, whole genome shotgun sequence genome encodes:
- the LOC106431147 gene encoding 4-coumarate--CoA ligase-like 8, producing the protein MTNSIRSSSSSSLIDPRSGFCNENSTFYSKRNPLPLPANTSLDVTTFISSQPHRGTTAFIDAATGRRISFSELWTAVNRVADCLHRDVGVRKGDVVLVLSPNSISIPIVCLSVMSLGAVVTTANPLNTAGEISRQMADSNPVLAFTTPELSQKLAGSGISIVLEKMGPIRGVRVVGYMSEMMNKEPSGKNRVRDRVHQDDTAMLLYSSGTTGRSKGVMSSHGNLIAHVARHLVEPMDPHEIFLCTVPMFHTFGLLNYVMATASLGSTVVILRRFELHEMLAAVVKYRATTLVLVTPVIVAMMNGAELIKAKYDLSSLRIVRCGGAPLSKEVTEGFIEKYPTVDIFQGYALTESNGAGGSIDTVEESRRYGAVGLLSSGVEARIVDPDTGRVMGVNRTGELWLKGPSIAKGYFKNEEATKECFNLQGWLKTGDLCYIDDDGFLFTVDRLKELIKYKGYQVPPAELEALLLNHPDILDAAVIPLPDKEAGQCPMAYISRKPESDLSQKQVINFISEQVAPYKKIRKVAFIDSIPKTPSGKILRKDLIKLASSKL; encoded by the exons ATGACAAACTCCataagatcatcatcatcatcatctctcatCGATCCTAGAAGTGGTTTCTGCAATGAAAACTCGACGTTTTACAGTAAACGCAACCCATTGCCACTTCCGGCGAACACCTCACTCGACGTCACCACTTTCATCTCCTCTCAACCTCACCGCGGCACAACAGCCTTCATCGACGCCGCCACGGGCCGCCGCATAAGCTTCTCCGAGCTCTGGACGGCCGTAAACCGTGTCGCGGACTGTCTCCACCGCGACGTTGGAGTAAGAAAAGGCGACGTCGTGCTCGTCCTATCTCCCAACTCCATATCCATCCCCATCGTCTGCCTCTCCGTCATGTCTCTCGGCGCCGTCGTCACCACCGCGAATCCTCTCAACACCGCCGGTGAGATTTCAAGACAGATGGCAGACAGCAACCCGGTTCTCGCCTTCACGACCCCTGAGCTGAGTCAGAAACTCGCCGGTTCCGGTATCTCCATTGTCCTCGAGAAAATGGGACCCATTCGCGGAGTCAGAGTCGTCGGTTATATGAGTGAGATGATGAATAAGGAGCCGAGTGGGAAGAACCGAGTCAGAGACCGAGTCCACCAGGACGACACGGCGATGCTTCTCTACTCGTCGGGAACCACAGGACGTAGCAAGGGAGTGATGTCGTCTCACGGGAACTTAATCGCACACGTGGCCAGACACCTCGTCGAGCCAATGGACCCGCACGAGATCTTCCTCTGCACTGTTCCGATGTTCCACACGTTCGGTTTGTTGAACTACGTCATGGCCACCGCATCGTTAGGCTCCACGGTCGTGATCCTCCGGAGATTCGAGCTACACGAGATGCTGGCGGCGGTTGTGAAGTACAGAGCCACGACGCTGGTTCTGGTGACGCCGGTTATAGTAGCTATGATGAACGGAGCAGAGCTGATCAAGGCGAAGTACGACCTGAGCTCGCTGAGAATAGTTAGGTGCGGTGGAGCTCCGCTGAGCAAGGAGGTTACGGAAGGGTTTATAGAGAAGTATCCAACGGTTGATATTTTTCAGGGTTACGCTTTGACGGAATCTAACGGTGCAGGAGGTTCTATTGATACGGTGGAGGAGAGCCGGAGATATGGTGCGGTGGGGTTGTTGTCGTCCGGTGTGGAAGCGAGGATTGTGGATCCGGATACGGGTCGGGTCATGGGTGTTAATAGAACGGGTGAGCTCTGGCTTAAAGGGCCTTCTATTGCCAaag GTTATTTTAAGAATGAAGAAGCTACAAAAGAATGTTTTAATTTACAAGGATGGCTTAAAACCGGAGATCTTTGCTACATTGACGATGATGGGTTTCTTTTTACTGTTGATCGATTGAAAGAGCTAATCAAATACAAAGGTTATCAG GTACCTCCAGCTGAACTAGAGGCTCTCTTACTGAACCACCCAGATATTCTAGACGCAGCCGTTATTCC GTTACCGGATAAAGAAGCAGGGCAATGTCCGATGGCTTACATATCGCGCAAGCCTGAAAGCGATCTCTCTCAAAAACAAGTTATTAACTTCATCTCTGAACAG GTAGCACCGTATAAGAAAATAAGGAAGGTCGCGTTTATAGACTCCATACCAAAAACTCCATCGGGCAAGATACTTCGTAAAGACTTAATCAAACTAGCCAGTTCTAAGCTTTAA
- the LOC106431155 gene encoding 4-coumarate--CoA ligase-like 2 encodes MALDRKSGFCQSNSIFYSKRDPMILPPPNQHLDVTTFISSQPHRGKTAFVDAVTGRRLGFSELWLGVKRVAACLYSLGVRKGDVVIILSPNSILYPVVSLSVMSLGAVITTANPISTPGEIAKQMEDSLPVLAFTTCQLVSKLAAAASNGNLPVVLMDGAQADEKGVKIVGSLELMMENERSESRAKHRVNQDDTAALLYSSGTTGKSKGVMITHRNLIALVQTYRLRFGLEQRTVCTIPMCHVFSFGGFATSLIALGWTTMVLPKFEMSKLLSAMEAHRPTHLTLVPPMVVAMVNGAKEINSKYDVSSLHTVVAGGAPLSREVIEKFVKNYPNVKVLQGYGLTETTAIVATMFTKEETERYGSSGLLSPNVEAKIVDPETGRLLGVDQTGELWLRSPTVMKGYYKNEEATAETIDSEGWLKTGDLCYIDCEGFVFVVDRLKELIKCNGYQVAPAELEALLLAHPEIDDAAVIPIPDEKAGQYPMAYIVRKAGSNLSESEIMGFVAKQVSRYKKIRKVVFLGSIPKNPSGKILRRELKKLTTSKL; translated from the exons atggcgTTAGATAGGAAAAGTGGTTTCTGCCAGTCAAACTCCATTTTCTACAGCAAACGCGACCCCATGATTCTCCCCCCGCCAAACCAACATCTCGACGTCACAACTTTCATCTCATCGCAGCCTCACCGCGGTAAAACCGCCTTCGTCGACGCCGTCACCGGCCGTCGTCTCGGCTTCTCCGAGCTCTGGCTCGGCGTGAAGAGAGTCGCCGCGTGTCTTTACTCGTTAGGTGTTCGCAAGGGCGATGTCGTCATTATACTCTCCCCAAACTCCATCCTCTACCCCGTCGTCTCCCTCTCCGTGATGTCGCTCGGCGCCGTCATCACCACGGCGAACCCGATCAGCACTCCCGGCGAAATCGCCAAGCAGATGGAAGACTCGCTCCCCGTTCTCGCCTTCACCACCTGCCAACTCGTCTCCAAACTCGCCGCCGCCGCGTCGAACGGGAACCTCCCGGTGGTTCTCATGGACGGAGCACAAGCCGACGAGAAAGGCGTGAAGATAGTAGGGAGCTTGGAGTTGATGATGGAGAATGAACGGAGCGAGTCACGAGCCAAGCATCGAGTCAACCAGGACGACACGGCGGCGTTGCTATACTCGTCAGGCACGACGGGGAAAAGCAAAGGAGTAATGATAACGCACCGCAACCTAATCGCGCTGGTACAAACGTACCGGCTCCGGTTCGGTTTAGAGCAGCGAACCGTCTGCACTATCCCGATGTGCCACGTGTTCAGCTTCGGCGGTTTCGCGACGAGCTTGATCGCGTTAGGATGGACGACAATGGTTCTTCCCAAGTTCGAGATGTCTAAGCTTCTCTCCGCCATGGAGGCTCACCGTCCCACGCACCTCACTCTCGTCCCGCCGATGGTTGTAGCCATGGTTAACGGAGCAAAGGAGATCAACTCCAAGTACGACGTGAGCTCATTGCACACCGTCGTAGCTGGAGGAGCTCCTCTGAGTAGAGAGGTGATCGAGAAGTTCGTCAAGAACTACCCGAACGTTAAAGTTCTACAAGGTTATGGTTTAACTGAGACGACGGCTATAGTTGCTACTATGTTTACTAAAGAGGAGACGGAGAGGTACGGTTCCTCTGGTTTGCTTTCTCCAAATGTGGAGGCTAAGATTGTGGATCCGGAGACGGGTCGGTTATTGGGTGTGGATCAGACCGGTGAGCTCTGGCTCCGGAGCCCCACTGTGATGAAAGGTTATTACAAGAATGAAGAAGCTACTGCAGAAACTATAGATTCAGAAGGGTGGTTGAAGACTGGTGACTTGTGTTACATTGATTGTgaaggttttgtttttgttgttgatagATTAAAGGAGCTGATCAAATGCAATGGTTATCag GTTGCTCCAGCTGAACTAGAGGCATTGTTGCTTGCTCATCCAGAGATTGATGACGCAGCAGTAATACC CATCCCTGATGAGAAAGCTGGGCAGTATCCAATGGCGTATATCGTAAGAAAAGCTGGAAGTAACTTATCCGAGAGTGAAATCATGGGCTTCGTTGCAAAAcag GTATCGCGGTACAAGAAGATACGCAAAGTCGTATTTTTAGGTTCGATCCCCAAAAATCCATCTGGCAAGATTTTGAGAAGAGAACTTAAAAAGCTCACAACTTCAAAACTCTAG